The following proteins are co-located in the Heliorestis convoluta genome:
- a CDS encoding PRC-barrel domain-containing protein, giving the protein MIHSQGILGLSVISIHDGKEIGYVRDLVINPETCKVQCLLIEPEDWYNGAKTLAFDQIQGIGEYAVIIEGFKSLQSLTERPDVAALLDKKCELKESKVLTGNGVLLGQVREFFIDEIEGAIMGALLVPQQIDVGERLIEMDKILSIGTQILLVERNLRLEDLPLYDHQTVGLQKSDFLEHTELQRKDEIEVEVENPEKPLAQIHSRNTSTRAIDKEEMAPDVSALLAIAEKALPKKEPAKPMNMKVAQAYKNRNDQDQREFLPLLQVLKEENLSEERDNSMQESEKISQQRSQPSAKPPGALFGELQHKYYIGKTLTKRIESPIGEILAEPGDVITETLLNRVKKAGKYLEMIIHVKE; this is encoded by the coding sequence ATGATCCATAGCCAGGGTATATTGGGCCTTTCCGTTATCAGTATCCATGATGGTAAAGAAATCGGTTATGTTCGCGATCTGGTTATCAATCCAGAGACTTGTAAGGTTCAATGCTTGTTGATCGAGCCAGAAGATTGGTATAACGGGGCCAAGACCCTTGCTTTTGATCAGATTCAAGGCATTGGGGAGTATGCGGTTATTATCGAAGGCTTCAAATCCTTGCAGTCTTTGACAGAGCGGCCTGATGTGGCCGCTCTGCTTGATAAAAAGTGTGAGCTGAAAGAATCGAAAGTTCTAACGGGCAATGGTGTTCTACTCGGTCAAGTACGTGAGTTCTTTATTGATGAGATAGAAGGCGCTATTATGGGTGCCTTGCTCGTACCACAGCAGATAGATGTGGGAGAACGGCTGATTGAAATGGATAAGATTCTATCTATTGGAACTCAGATTTTACTCGTAGAAAGAAATTTACGATTGGAAGATCTGCCTTTGTATGATCATCAGACGGTAGGTCTGCAGAAATCAGATTTCTTAGAACATACAGAATTACAAAGAAAAGATGAGATAGAGGTAGAGGTAGAAAACCCTGAGAAACCGCTTGCCCAGATCCACTCAAGAAATACTTCTACCCGAGCGATAGATAAGGAAGAGATGGCTCCTGATGTCTCTGCCTTATTGGCTATAGCAGAAAAGGCTTTGCCGAAGAAAGAACCTGCTAAGCCTATGAATATGAAAGTGGCGCAAGCCTACAAGAACAGAAATGATCAAGATCAGCGTGAGTTTTTACCACTTTTGCAAGTCTTAAAAGAAGAGAATCTTTCCGAAGAACGGGATAATTCTATGCAGGAAAGTGAAAAAATATCTCAGCAGAGAAGTCAGCCCTCTGCCAAGCCGCCAGGTGCTCTTTTTGGTGAGCTTCAACATAAATATTATATTGGCAAAACTTTGACCAAACGAATTGAAAGCCCCATCGGAGAAATCTTGGCAGAGCCTGGTGATGTTATTACAGAAACGTTATTAAACAGAGTAAAAAAAGCAGGGAAGTACTTAGAAATGATCATTCATGTCAAGGAATAA
- a CDS encoding glycogen synthase codes for MTAQPLKVLYLSTEVEPFAKTGGLADVAGSLPRALAAAGVEIAIAMPRYKFIEEGTYVTDFPVPMKDRIETAIVRQSSIKATSNPDDSLEVPVFFIDNYHYFYRDNIYGYADDGDRWGFFSRAVLEMLEPIDFIPDIIHFNDWQLGPAAVMLKEQYGHRKGYDAIASVLTIHNLKYQGLFGPAMLDFLGLPGEIFHVDKAEFYGQVNFLKAGIVYADLINTVSPTYAEEIKTAQYGEQLEGLLKSREGQLFGILNGINIDQYNAGTDPYLPHHFSPDYIEGKKQVKKSLQQELGLPVSDVPLLGVVSRLVDQKGFDLIGQIAHALLQKGLQIVVVGEGDPYYENLFRHLEESFPEQVRAYIGFNKPLAQRVYGGSDLFLMPSRYEPCGLGQMIAFRYGSVPIVRATGGLADTVFDYDQNREKGNGFVFKDYESSALLDAIERSLRLYEQKNDWNKLVRHLMTLDFSWARSAGDYMAFYRRALQRVGRL; via the coding sequence TTGACTGCTCAGCCATTAAAAGTATTGTACCTGTCCACAGAAGTGGAGCCTTTTGCAAAAACCGGTGGTCTGGCCGATGTAGCAGGCTCTTTACCACGCGCTTTGGCCGCTGCTGGGGTGGAGATTGCCATTGCCATGCCTCGCTATAAGTTTATTGAGGAAGGTACCTACGTCACTGATTTTCCTGTTCCGATGAAAGATAGAATCGAGACAGCAATTGTGCGGCAAAGCAGCATCAAGGCAACTTCAAACCCTGACGATTCGTTGGAAGTGCCAGTTTTTTTCATTGACAATTATCATTATTTTTATCGGGACAATATTTACGGTTATGCTGATGATGGTGACCGCTGGGGATTCTTTAGTCGTGCTGTATTAGAGATGCTTGAACCTATCGATTTTATACCTGATATTATTCACTTTAATGATTGGCAGCTAGGACCAGCTGCTGTGATGTTAAAGGAACAGTATGGTCATCGCAAAGGTTATGATGCCATTGCGTCGGTTTTGACCATTCATAATTTGAAATACCAAGGTCTTTTTGGTCCTGCTATGCTTGACTTTCTCGGCCTTCCGGGAGAGATTTTCCACGTCGATAAAGCAGAGTTCTATGGGCAAGTTAATTTTCTTAAAGCGGGAATTGTTTATGCCGATTTGATTAATACTGTCAGCCCCACCTACGCAGAAGAGATTAAAACAGCCCAGTACGGCGAGCAATTAGAAGGTCTATTGAAAAGTCGAGAAGGCCAGCTTTTTGGAATTCTGAATGGGATTAACATTGATCAGTACAATGCTGGGACCGATCCTTATCTACCTCATCACTTTTCCCCCGATTATATAGAGGGAAAAAAGCAGGTTAAGAAAAGTTTGCAGCAAGAGCTAGGCCTTCCTGTCAGTGACGTTCCTTTACTAGGCGTAGTTTCGCGTCTTGTTGATCAAAAAGGATTTGATCTAATCGGTCAGATCGCCCATGCGCTGTTGCAAAAAGGTCTGCAGATTGTTGTAGTTGGAGAAGGCGATCCTTACTATGAGAATTTGTTCCGTCATCTAGAAGAAAGCTTCCCGGAGCAAGTCCGCGCTTATATTGGCTTTAACAAGCCTCTAGCCCAGCGCGTTTATGGTGGTAGCGATCTTTTCTTAATGCCTTCTCGCTATGAGCCCTGTGGCTTGGGACAGATGATTGCTTTTCGTTATGGCTCTGTCCCCATCGTGAGAGCAACTGGGGGGCTTGCTGATACCGTTTTTGACTATGATCAAAATCGAGAAAAGGGCAATGGATTTGTTTTTAAAGACTATGAGTCAAGTGCTTTGTTAGATGCGATTGAGCGGTCTTTACGTCTCTATGAGCAGAAGAATGACTGGAATAAGCTGGTGCGCCATTTGATGACCTTAGATTTTTCTTGGGCTCGTTCTGCTGGAGATTATATGGCTTTCTATCGTCGAGCTTTACAACGAGTCGGTCGGTTATAA
- a CDS encoding potassium channel family protein has translation MKKKSVLVIGVGRFGRGVIQGLYERGQDIFAIDQDEEALDHVRDMIVSGAILDVGEDDEELIRIVGEKNFDEAVVALGSDFEGALVSTHILKEAGVRVSVKASNERRGNVLEKMGADNVVYPERDIGMRLAQMISTESQIDILEMPQGFVVEQMEVGKGYAGKTIRDINTTNRFGVSFLMIYHKDEPIQPRADTVLCRGDLIIVFGRKTKMHLFETENFG, from the coding sequence GTGAAAAAAAAGTCAGTCCTTGTTATCGGCGTCGGTCGCTTTGGTCGTGGTGTTATTCAGGGGCTTTATGAGCGAGGGCAAGATATTTTTGCCATTGATCAAGATGAAGAAGCCCTCGATCATGTTCGGGATATGATCGTATCGGGGGCTATCTTAGATGTAGGAGAAGATGATGAAGAACTGATTCGCATTGTAGGGGAGAAAAATTTTGATGAAGCTGTGGTGGCTTTAGGATCGGACTTTGAAGGTGCTCTTGTATCTACCCATATACTTAAAGAAGCAGGCGTTCGCGTCTCTGTAAAAGCTTCGAATGAACGCAGAGGCAATGTCTTAGAGAAAATGGGCGCTGACAATGTGGTCTATCCAGAACGGGATATTGGCATGCGCTTGGCGCAGATGATATCGACAGAGTCACAAATTGATATTTTAGAGATGCCTCAAGGCTTTGTAGTTGAGCAAATGGAAGTGGGTAAAGGCTATGCCGGGAAGACGATTCGTGATATCAATACAACGAATCGTTTTGGCGTATCTTTTTTAATGATTTATCATAAAGATGAGCCTATCCAACCGAGAGCTGATACGGTCCTTTGTAGAGGCGACTTAATTATTGTTTTTGGACGGAAGACGAAAATGCACCTCTTCGAAACGGAGAACTTTGGGTAA
- a CDS encoding TrkH family potassium uptake protein: MRFFRTKPGPLILMSYLLVNMVGTLLLLLPWSSAQPGRATLLEAWFTATSALTVTGLIVVPTDTYWSIWGHTVILFLMQIGGLGLMVIATLLLTALGMKIQLGHRALIAQERNHFSLTGVVKLVQSVLILTLLIELIGVIALALLLPGLWDNGWFEGFFFTLFHTVSAFNGAGFDLTGESLAPYKDYSAVVFVFTALILIGSLGFVVLQELFVMRNWRRLSLHSRLVLWVTAAIALVGAFLYLITAYSRGLEEFSWTHQMIYSLFQSITRTAGFTTEPVTFWADPYILLMILMMFIGASPGSVGGGIKTTTFGTIILAVWAFVRGRKEVVIFEREIAADSVMKAFTVAVTAALLVFISTLLLMLIEGLPFKPVLFEVVSALATVGLSMGITADLSPFGQVVIGLLMLVGRIGVLSLITILAGKEIRRVRYMKESILIG, translated from the coding sequence ATGCGGTTTTTCAGGACGAAACCAGGTCCATTAATTTTAATGAGCTATCTTCTTGTCAATATGGTTGGTACACTGTTGCTCTTGCTGCCCTGGTCTTCGGCACAGCCAGGAAGAGCTACTTTGCTGGAAGCCTGGTTTACAGCCACGTCGGCACTGACTGTGACAGGTTTAATTGTGGTACCTACAGATACCTATTGGAGTATCTGGGGCCATACAGTGATTCTTTTCCTAATGCAAATTGGTGGGCTTGGCCTGATGGTGATAGCTACGCTTCTATTGACAGCCCTCGGCATGAAAATTCAACTAGGCCACCGTGCCTTGATTGCCCAAGAGCGGAATCACTTTAGCCTTACGGGCGTCGTTAAATTGGTGCAAAGTGTACTAATCCTTACTTTGCTCATTGAACTTATTGGCGTCATCGCCCTGGCTTTGTTATTACCGGGCCTCTGGGACAATGGTTGGTTTGAGGGCTTCTTCTTTACTCTATTTCACACTGTGAGCGCTTTTAATGGCGCTGGTTTTGACCTGACAGGAGAGAGCTTAGCGCCTTATAAAGACTATAGCGCTGTCGTTTTTGTCTTTACAGCCTTGATTCTTATTGGAAGTCTTGGCTTTGTTGTTTTACAAGAATTATTTGTGATGCGCAACTGGAGGCGCCTTAGTCTGCACAGCCGCCTAGTGCTCTGGGTTACTGCGGCAATTGCACTGGTGGGAGCTTTTCTGTACTTAATAACAGCCTATTCAAGGGGACTGGAAGAGTTTTCTTGGACACACCAAATGATCTATAGCCTTTTTCAATCGATTACTCGAACGGCCGGTTTTACAACGGAACCTGTAACTTTTTGGGCCGATCCCTATATTCTTTTAATGATTCTGATGATGTTTATTGGCGCTAGCCCTGGGTCCGTTGGTGGTGGTATTAAGACAACGACCTTCGGAACGATTATTCTTGCTGTGTGGGCATTTGTTCGAGGACGAAAAGAAGTTGTGATTTTTGAACGAGAAATTGCTGCAGATAGTGTAATGAAAGCCTTTACAGTTGCAGTTACAGCAGCTTTACTCGTTTTTATAAGTACCCTTTTGTTGATGCTCATAGAAGGGTTGCCTTTTAAGCCTGTACTTTTTGAAGTTGTCTCAGCACTGGCTACGGTCGGTTTGTCTATGGGAATTACAGCTGATCTATCTCCTTTTGGTCAAGTTGTGATTGGGTTGTTGATGTTAGTAGGACGTATAGGCGTCCTTTCACTGATTACCATTTTGGCGGGTAAAGAGATTCGTAGAGTTCGCTATATGAAAGAGTCCATTCTTATAGGCTAG
- a CDS encoding N-acetyltransferase, translating into MLLRKAKMTDVEAIHSLISYYAGEGLMLARPRSRLYEGLRDIMVVEEEGKIIGTASLHILWEDLAEIRALAIVKDAQKKGVGRALVEALLDEAKSLKIPRVFALTYQEGFFARCGFYKVTKDELPQKVWKECIECPKFPNCDEIAMLYHVTCVADEEESE; encoded by the coding sequence ATGTTATTACGAAAAGCAAAAATGACCGATGTTGAGGCGATTCACAGCCTAATTAGCTACTATGCTGGAGAAGGATTAATGTTAGCCCGTCCTCGCTCTCGTCTCTATGAAGGCTTACGGGATATTATGGTCGTAGAGGAAGAAGGAAAAATTATTGGTACCGCTTCTTTGCATATTCTTTGGGAAGACTTAGCGGAGATTCGAGCTTTGGCCATTGTCAAAGATGCACAAAAAAAAGGCGTCGGTCGCGCCCTTGTAGAAGCTTTGTTGGATGAGGCCAAAAGCTTAAAAATTCCTCGTGTTTTTGCTCTTACTTATCAAGAAGGCTTTTTTGCTCGCTGCGGTTTTTATAAGGTTACGAAAGACGAATTGCCGCAAAAAGTGTGGAAAGAATGCATTGAATGCCCAAAGTTCCCCAATTGTGATGAGATTGCCATGCTTTATCATGTCACTTGTGTTGCTGATGAGGAAGAGAGCGAGTAA
- a CDS encoding deoxyribonuclease IV, protein MYFGAHLSISKGFASAVREAISIEARTFQFFTRNPRGGQAKALKQEDLDQAIELREAHQFGPIVAHAPYTINMAAPKEETWNFARQTLAADIERMRQAKIPYIVVHPGSHVGQGLEVGIEKIAKALNDILKPDQEVMILLEGMAGAGSEVGGRFEELAAIIERLDVPEVVGVCLDTCHLFGAGYDVQENFQGVLQEFDDVVGVERLKAMHFNDSLQPLGSRKDRHAMIGQGLIGAEALAKVLQAPALRNLPINLETPGEIDDYRREIAWMKEVTAEAKI, encoded by the coding sequence TTGTACTTTGGTGCTCATCTATCCATTTCGAAAGGCTTTGCCAGTGCTGTTCGTGAAGCTATATCTATAGAGGCGAGGACCTTTCAGTTTTTTACGAGAAACCCTCGTGGTGGCCAGGCGAAGGCCTTGAAGCAGGAAGATCTTGATCAGGCTATAGAATTGCGAGAAGCTCATCAATTTGGACCCATTGTGGCCCATGCGCCTTATACAATTAACATGGCCGCTCCTAAAGAGGAGACTTGGAATTTTGCTCGTCAAACCTTAGCAGCCGATATTGAGCGGATGAGACAAGCTAAAATTCCTTATATTGTCGTTCATCCTGGCAGTCATGTCGGTCAAGGACTAGAAGTAGGTATTGAAAAGATTGCGAAAGCGCTTAATGATATCTTAAAGCCAGATCAGGAAGTGATGATTCTGCTAGAAGGAATGGCAGGGGCTGGTTCGGAAGTCGGAGGGCGCTTTGAAGAGCTTGCTGCCATTATTGAGCGGTTGGATGTGCCAGAAGTCGTAGGTGTTTGCCTTGATACCTGCCATCTTTTCGGTGCCGGCTATGATGTACAAGAAAATTTTCAAGGCGTCTTACAGGAATTTGATGATGTTGTGGGCGTAGAGCGCCTGAAAGCGATGCATTTTAACGATAGTTTACAACCGTTGGGATCTCGTAAAGATCGCCACGCCATGATCGGCCAAGGTCTGATAGGTGCTGAAGCACTGGCGAAAGTATTGCAAGCACCGGCTTTACGGAATCTGCCGATTAACTTAGAAACACCTGGAGAAATAGATGACTATAGACGAGAAATCGCCTGGATGAAAGAAGTAACAGCAGAAGCAAAAATTTAA
- the thiE gene encoding thiamine phosphate synthase, translating to MKKRITDDSPILYGILGQGQASSDEELVDKAKAAFAGGCDIIQLREKNISTSDYYRRASLLRTITAEAGKLLFINDRLDIAMAVEADGVHLGQEDLPLVKARALWPQGLIGVTVRNATTARQAEIDGADYVGAGPVFTPFSKELDVKTLGYEGLRELCAIVNIPVIAIGGLDESNLEGLRGTGARGAAMIAAIFKQENPQEAARTLKSLLY from the coding sequence ATGAAAAAAAGAATCACTGACGATTCACCTATTTTATATGGCATTTTAGGCCAAGGGCAAGCTTCATCAGATGAAGAGCTGGTAGATAAGGCAAAGGCAGCCTTCGCCGGAGGCTGTGATATCATTCAATTGCGGGAGAAAAATATTTCAACATCCGATTATTATCGTAGAGCTTCACTGCTTCGTACCATAACGGCTGAAGCTGGAAAATTGCTTTTTATTAATGATCGCCTTGATATTGCTATGGCTGTTGAAGCAGACGGCGTTCATCTAGGGCAAGAAGATCTCCCCCTTGTAAAAGCCCGAGCATTGTGGCCCCAGGGACTCATAGGCGTTACGGTACGCAATGCTACTACCGCTCGTCAGGCTGAAATAGATGGGGCCGATTATGTAGGAGCAGGTCCTGTTTTTACACCTTTTTCAAAAGAACTTGATGTGAAAACTTTGGGCTATGAGGGGTTACGAGAACTTTGCGCAATCGTGAATATTCCTGTCATTGCCATCGGTGGTTTGGATGAATCCAATCTAGAGGGGCTCCGAGGAACAGGCGCCCGTGGAGCAGCGATGATAGCGGCAATTTTTAAGCAAGAGAATCCACAGGAAGCGGCCCGTACTTTGAAAAGTCTTTTATATTAA
- the thiE gene encoding thiamine phosphate synthase: MKGRTFPGPLWVVTNRHLAGEASFLQVLESALQGKPDVLVLREKDLSPRHLFELASQVKALTAKTGTAFFVNGSVEVALAVEADGVHLGMGALAPSVARRLLRPQQWLGLSVHSWNEVAALSKQDQAALDYLMLGNLFETDCKAGKKGLGLELLRDFTTLSPWPVVAIGGISAENGTMALRQGAASVAVMSAVMASPEPARTVQQLRKAFSS; the protein is encoded by the coding sequence TTGAAGGGGAGAACCTTTCCGGGCCCCTTGTGGGTTGTAACAAATCGTCACTTGGCTGGTGAGGCTTCTTTTTTGCAGGTGCTAGAGTCGGCTTTGCAAGGTAAGCCCGATGTGTTGGTTTTGCGTGAAAAGGACTTATCGCCGCGCCATCTCTTTGAGTTGGCTTCTCAGGTGAAAGCGTTGACAGCAAAGACAGGGACGGCTTTTTTTGTGAATGGCTCTGTGGAAGTGGCTCTGGCTGTGGAGGCTGATGGAGTTCACCTGGGAATGGGAGCTCTAGCGCCTTCGGTAGCACGACGTCTTTTAAGACCTCAGCAGTGGCTGGGTCTTTCTGTTCATTCTTGGAATGAAGTAGCTGCTTTGTCGAAGCAAGATCAAGCAGCTCTAGATTATCTAATGCTAGGCAATCTTTTTGAGACTGATTGCAAGGCTGGTAAGAAAGGTCTGGGGCTGGAATTGTTACGAGACTTTACGACTCTTTCTCCTTGGCCTGTTGTTGCCATTGGTGGTATATCTGCTGAGAATGGAACCATGGCGCTGCGACAGGGCGCTGCCTCAGTGGCTGTGATGAGTGCGGTGATGGCTTCTCCAGAGCCAGCTAGGACCGTTCAACAGCTTCGCAAGGCTTTTTCTAGTTAA
- the pepF gene encoding oligoendopeptidase F, which produces MSEQKKDLPQREAIEEKYRWRLEDIYSTDEAWEKEYLSVSEQVEKLKSLQGQLAQNSATLLQALQWQDELGQKMEKLFTYARMRRDENNSNTVYQALTDRITALSSDVSSQTAFLLPEILAIPDGTLQQFLQKEQGLALYRFALDDLRRQKPHVLSEKEEALLAQTSEVTQAASKIFTMLNNADITFPTVKDSQGQEIQITHGRYGQLMESRDRELRRQTFQALYHTYQGLENTIAATLGTAVKRDVVMARIRNHSSALERALFSDNISVEVYDNLIKAVRQHLPTFYRYVELRKKELKVEELHMYDLYTPIVEGVDWQIPYEEAISMVQESLKPLGEEYCTILQKAFQNRWIDVYENRGKTSGAYAWGPYGVHPYVLMNYQEKLSDVFTLSHEMGHALHSHYSYQKQPYVYAHYSIFVAEVASTVNESLLIHHLLKIEKDKTKRRYLLNHYLEQFRGTVFRQTMFAEFEKLIHHKVEKGEALTPEVLKSSYRQLNHDYYGPAMVVDEEIDVEWARIPHFYNNFYVYKYATGFAAATALTKRIIEDGEKAVGPYLEFLAGGSSDYPLELLKKAGVDMSTPGPVEESLALFEQLLEELATL; this is translated from the coding sequence ATGTCTGAACAGAAAAAGGATCTGCCACAACGTGAGGCTATCGAAGAAAAATATCGTTGGCGCTTAGAAGATATTTATTCAACCGATGAAGCTTGGGAAAAAGAGTATCTATCTGTGTCTGAACAAGTAGAAAAACTGAAAAGCTTACAAGGTCAACTGGCTCAAAATAGCGCTACCTTACTGCAAGCACTTCAATGGCAAGATGAACTGGGTCAGAAGATGGAGAAACTTTTTACGTACGCTAGAATGCGTCGCGATGAGAACAATAGCAATACAGTGTACCAAGCTTTAACAGATCGAATTACCGCTTTAAGCAGTGATGTAAGCAGTCAAACGGCTTTTTTATTGCCAGAAATCTTAGCTATCCCTGATGGAACGTTGCAACAATTTCTACAGAAAGAGCAAGGCCTTGCCCTCTATCGCTTTGCTTTGGACGATCTGCGGCGACAAAAACCCCATGTGTTATCAGAAAAAGAAGAAGCTTTACTCGCTCAGACAAGTGAAGTAACGCAGGCAGCGAGTAAAATTTTTACCATGTTAAACAATGCCGATATAACTTTTCCAACGGTGAAGGATAGCCAGGGCCAGGAGATTCAGATTACCCATGGTCGTTATGGGCAGCTTATGGAAAGCCGCGATCGTGAACTACGTCGACAGACTTTTCAAGCTCTTTACCATACTTATCAAGGCTTAGAAAATACCATTGCCGCTACTTTAGGCACAGCAGTCAAGCGCGATGTTGTAATGGCTCGCATTCGCAACCATTCTTCAGCCTTAGAAAGAGCCCTTTTTAGTGATAATATTTCTGTTGAGGTCTATGACAACTTAATTAAGGCTGTTCGTCAGCATTTGCCAACCTTCTATCGTTATGTAGAACTGCGCAAAAAAGAACTTAAAGTCGAAGAGCTTCATATGTATGATCTTTATACGCCCATTGTGGAAGGTGTAGATTGGCAAATTCCTTATGAAGAAGCGATCTCAATGGTGCAAGAAAGCTTAAAACCTCTCGGTGAAGAGTACTGTACCATTTTGCAAAAAGCTTTTCAGAATCGCTGGATTGATGTTTATGAGAATCGTGGCAAAACGAGTGGCGCTTACGCTTGGGGTCCCTATGGGGTCCATCCTTATGTTCTTATGAACTACCAGGAGAAGCTTTCTGATGTCTTTACTTTGTCTCATGAAATGGGCCATGCTCTTCATTCCCATTACTCTTATCAAAAACAGCCTTATGTGTATGCTCATTATTCGATTTTTGTGGCCGAAGTGGCCTCAACAGTCAATGAGTCTTTGCTTATCCACCACTTGTTGAAAATCGAAAAAGATAAGACCAAAAGGCGTTATTTGCTCAATCACTATCTAGAGCAATTCCGCGGCACTGTTTTTCGTCAAACCATGTTTGCAGAGTTTGAAAAGTTGATTCATCATAAAGTGGAAAAGGGCGAGGCACTAACGCCTGAAGTTTTGAAAAGCAGCTACAGACAGTTAAATCATGATTACTATGGGCCCGCCATGGTTGTTGATGAAGAGATTGATGTGGAATGGGCTAGAATTCCTCACTTTTATAACAATTTCTATGTTTACAAGTATGCAACGGGCTTTGCGGCCGCGACAGCCTTGACCAAGAGGATCATAGAAGATGGAGAAAAGGCTGTAGGACCCTATCTGGAGTTTCTCGCTGGAGGTAGCTCTGACTATCCCCTAGAGTTACTGAAAAAGGCTGGTGTAGATATGAGTACGCCAGGACCTGTTGAAGAATCCCTTGCGCTTTTTGAGCAATTGCTAGAGGAGCTTGCTACGCTTTAA